Proteins from a single region of Antechinus flavipes isolate AdamAnt ecotype Samford, QLD, Australia chromosome 2, AdamAnt_v2, whole genome shotgun sequence:
- the ST6GALNAC6 gene encoding alpha-N-acetylgalactosaminide alpha-2,6-sialyltransferase 6, translating into MNKNKGQRSVVLGALFALITLLILYSSNSVNDVFPYGSLRGRFHRPPNLKKWAIADSYVPVLGNKTLTSHCHQCVIITSSSHLLGTKLGPEIERAECTIRMNDAPTTGYEGDVGSKTTFRVVAHSSVYRVLRRPQEFVNKTPETVFIFWGPPSKMQKPNGSLLRVIQRVGLAFPNMAAYAVSPARMRQFDDLFRGETGKDREKSRSWLSTGWFTMVIAVELCDRVHVYGMVPPNYCSQRPQPHRMPYHYYEPKGPDECVTYIQNERSRKGNHHRFITEKRVFSSWSRAYNITFSHPSWT; encoded by the exons GGCCAGCGATCAGTGGTGCTAGGGGCCCTGTTTGCGCTCATCACCCTCCTCATCCTCTACAGCTCCAACAGCGTCAATGACGTCTTTCCCTACGGCTCCCTGCGAGGCCGCTTCCACCGGCCGCCCAACCTGAAGAAGTGGGCCATTGCTGACAGCTATGTCCCAGTCCTTGGCAACAAG ACACTGACCTCCCACTGTCACCAGTGTGTGATCATCACCAGCTCGAGCCACCTTCTGGGGACGAAGCTGGGGCCAGAGATCGAGCGGGCAGAGTGCACCATACGCATGAACGATGCGCCCACCACAGGCTACGAGGGGGACGTGGGGAGCAAGACCACCTTTCGGGTTGTGGCCCACTCCAGCGTGTACCGGGTTCTGCGGAGGCCCCAAGAGTTCGTCAATAAGACCCCGGAGACCGTGTTCATCTTCTGGGGACCTCCCAGCAAAATGCAGAAGCCCAACGGCAGCCTGCTGCGCGTCATCCAGCGCGTGGGGCTCGCCTTCCCCAACATGGCCGCCTACGCCGTCTCGCCCGCCCGCATGCGTCAGTTCGATGACCTCTTCCGCGGCGAGACGGGCAAGGACAG GGAGAAGTCTCGATCCTGGCTGAGCACAGGCTGGTTCACCATGGTCATTGCCGTGGAGCTCTGCGACCGGGTCCACGTCTATGGGATGGTGCCGCCCAACTACTGCAG CCAGCGGCCCCAGCCTCACCGGATGCCCTACCACTACTACGAGCCCAAGGGGCCTGACGAGTGCGTCACTTATATCCAGAATGAGCGCAGCCGCAAGGGGAATCACCACCGCTTCATCACTGAAAAGAGGGTTTTCTCCTCTTGGTCTAGGGCCTACAACATTACCTTCTCCCATCCTTCCTGGACATAA